The window GGTTCACGTACGGTACGGTGAAACCACGGGTAGACAGGTGGTGCGGCCGGCCCCAGGCCCGCCCGGCAAGCCCACGGGCGCCGCGGCCCCACCCctgcccgcccgcccgcccgctcgTACGTGACTACGTGACCCTTCTTGCTCCACCACCTCCGGTCCACCCCACCACCACGCGCGGGCGCGAGCACGGCACCAACCATGGCTGCTATCCATCCGCCCGCCTCCCACcccctatatatactcctccccctccctcctcaCCGTCCCATCgccctcctcctccttcacctCCGAGTCCAACCAACGAACGGCGGAGCGAGCTCCACCCTCGGATAACTAATGGCGATCAAGAAGGGAGGCGCGGCGGGGCTGAAGCAGATCCTGAAGCGGTGCTCGAGCCTgggccggcggcagcagcagcacaacggggagcagcagcagcactgggaggaggaggaggaggcggcgccgtCGGACGTGCCGCGGGGCCACTTCGCGGTGTACGTGGGCGAGTCGCGGCGGCGGTTCGTGGTGCCCATCGCGGTGCTGGACCGGCCCGAGTTCCGCTCCCTGCTCCGCCGCGCCGAGGAGGAGTTCGGCTTCGGCGGCGCCGGGGACCTGCTCGTGCTCCCCTGCGAGGAGCTCGCCTTCCGCTCCCTCTGCTCCGCCTCCTCCCTCCCCTGCACCGCCGCCCGCTGAGGCCCCGACGGCGGCAGGCCATTTGTCCGGCCCCTCGGTCCggcctggcgccattgccaggcgaGCCGACGGCCGGGTGCAGACGTGCAGTGTGCGTGTAAATACGGATCCATCGATTCGACGAGGCGCATGCGCGTATTAGCGCGCGCCCTTGGAAGTTAATCGACCGCCATTGGTTGATTACCGCTGTGTGTGTGTGGAGAACTGGAGCTGGATCGAGCAAGAAGAAGACCAAGAGGAGGAGATCTTTGAAGAGAGATTTTTAGAGCTAGTGACCGATTTAATTACCGGCCGGTGTGTGAGTCAATTTGCGTGTACGTTGTTTGTGACGTGTTGGAGTCCTTGAGCCCTCAGCCTTCTCCAGCAGTGGAGGAGTGCGTGATTAGGCGAGGCGAACCGTCATTACACCCCCTTTTTCACTCTGTACATGCAAATTAGTAAGATGTGTTTGGCCGGCTAAGCTAGCTAGCTCTAGTGAACGAGATAATGTGTACGTACATGTTTGATGTTTCTTCTCCTCCCCTGGTTTGGGAAATAAACAATGGTGGTTATTATTCTCATACTCTGCACtatttccttcttcttctctttttactGTGGGTAGCGGTTATGTCAGACTGTATATTTGCATGAGAAACCATGCTAGAATATATAGTACGTGCGTGCAGTATATATATGATGCTTGGTGATATTTCTCTGCGTGAGCTTGTCAGTTTTCCAGGGGCTGTGGCTAGGTCTCAGACGACTGAGAATTAAAAATTAACTAAGTTTCGGTCGAGTTACATAACAtgtaagaaaataaaagagaaataaCTATTTTTCTTTTGCACGGATCTCATGAATATAACACCGACTGAAACGTAACTAAATCTTAGTAGCCAGACTGATAAACAAATAACTGAAAGTACACCTTCCAGCTAGGTTCCTGTGCTACCGACACTTGTTTCCTCTGAGGCTGTCTGCACAAATGTGCACTAGACAGCTTGCGCGAAACAAGCTGGCTTCGTCAATTCTGTTACAAAACAAAAGCCAAAGATGCAAAAGGATACTACTTTATCAGTAATCTCATCCTTATTTGTATGACGAGTAAGCCGGCTTGAATCGCTCGCCCGCCGGGCAGTGGCATGATCGCGCTCTGCCGGGGTCACATGGACGCCGGCCCCGGCCGTATAACCGCCATCATGCGGCCGTCCCCATCCCCATGTGAAACGCGCCCATCACCATGCCTGTCTCCCGCTTTACAACTTTTTTACCATGTTACGCGCGCAGACCGGCCGGCACGCCATGATCGATCGTCGCCTGTCCGATCGGCCCGCCGGGACCCCTGGCCCTGCTGCCGAGCGAGCTTGCGCGGCCACGAATCCGCCCATGATCCGTCCGGTACGGACGGCGGGCCAGGCCAGCTCCATTGATCGCGGCGCACACTGCAGCGAGGCCGGCAGAGCTGGAGCACTGACTTGAGCACGTACGTCAGGCACGTACGAACTGGCTGCTGGTCCGCACGGAGGGAGGAGATGGTCGAGCACGTACGTACGGTGCGATCGGAGTCGGAGCTTAGCTGTGTACTGCGTTTACATTAGCTCCGGCCGCCGGCCGCTCTCCGGCGATCGATCAGCCGCATGAATCTCACTCTCGTGAGCATGGGCGTGTAACCCGACCCAACCACCCGGCCGGCAGCCCCACGACGTGCCTGCCGCTCCGCCGCGCCGCATGGGGGCTGGCTGCCGGCCGGGGGCCCGGAGCACGCGCCCAGCGCAGGCGCGGGCGCCACACGTCCACATGCACGGTCACGAGCGCTCCCCTGCCGCTGCTCCTTCGCTCACGGAAGGGATCACGGTGGCACTTGGCAATGCCATGCACAGATGCGCATGCGGCGCCCACCAGGCCACCACCTGCgcgcacgtacgtacgtacgtagcgTGAACGTGAACGTGAGCGGGCGCCCAGCCCCTCCACTTACGCCCCATGCATCTACGTACTCGCCAGCCCCAATGATGTAGCTAACTACAAGCACCGCTTTAGGCAGGCAGTGGTACCTTGCCATTGCATTATACGCGTACGTGCTTCCATTTCCATATGTGCACTCGCATGCCAACGTGTGGCCGGTTGTACGTGTACTTGCATTGTATGGGTTCGCACGTACTAGTACGCACTGGAACAGCTCTGCCCGATTATATATCACAGTACTGCACGGACGTGTGCGCGCATGCAATTGATGGTGCAAGTATGGGCGCGCGCATACGTAGTGCGCAGCAGTTTAGCTAGCGTGACAGTGTGGCGCCGTACGAGCATTATTTATTTTGAGggagagcatcttcaacagccgcgctaaacaagCGCCGCGCCGTAAATTTACCCATTTTAGCGCCCGCGCAATCGCTAGTGCGTCTTCAGCGGGCGCGCAATAACCGTGTGCGCAGCATATAGAGTTGGACGCGCCGTCCGAACCGCTACCCCGCACTGCGTATTTGGGGCCCCCGCTTCCGCGCGCGGCACACAcgagcgctcgcgccgcactcttTCCTATGCGTCACCTTCGCCCCGCACGCG is drawn from Triticum dicoccoides isolate Atlit2015 ecotype Zavitan chromosome 4A, WEW_v2.0, whole genome shotgun sequence and contains these coding sequences:
- the LOC119287909 gene encoding auxin-responsive protein SAUR50-like; protein product: MAIKKGGAAGLKQILKRCSSLGRRQQQHNGEQQQHWEEEEEAAPSDVPRGHFAVYVGESRRRFVVPIAVLDRPEFRSLLRRAEEEFGFGGAGDLLVLPCEELAFRSLCSASSLPCTAAR